The proteins below come from a single Hippocampus zosterae strain Florida chromosome 5, ASM2543408v3, whole genome shotgun sequence genomic window:
- the si:ch211-105c13.3 gene encoding protein S100-A16, which produces MESAIQTLVTTFLSSTRGKENMDGKSFQKMVKKHLGSVMEDANSSAAVKEMQNGLDENKDGKVSFQEYLTLIGYIAKAVSESKHPSNAAAS; this is translated from the exons ATGGAGTCAGCCATCCAGACATTGGTGACCACATTTCTTAGTTCTACCAGAGGCAAGGAGAACATGGATGGGAAATCCTTCCAGAAGATGGTAAAGAAGCACCTCGGAAGCGTCATGGAG GATGCCAACAGCTCGGCAGCCGTCAAGGAAATGCAGAACGGCCTGGATGAGAACAAGGACGGAAAGGTCAGCTTTCAGGAATACCTCACTCTGATTGGCTACATCGCCAAGGCGGTCAGCGAGAGCAAGCATCCATCCAACGCGGCGGCGTCATAG